The following are from one region of the Sandaracinus amylolyticus genome:
- a CDS encoding glycosyltransferase family 2 protein, with product MPSSEPVLSVVIPCYNERGTIHSCLERVLRSPVDSIEVVVVDDGSSDGTRDLLTRGPALDPRVRVVLHAQNGGKGAALRTGFQEARGRFVLIQDADLEYDPNEYPKLLQPLLEDRADVVFGSRFAGGGPHRVLYYWHSVANHMLTTLSNMLTDLNLTDMETCYKVFRREVLQQLTLEENRFGIEPELTAKVAGLGVRVYEVPISYHGRTYAEGKKIGLKDAFRAVYCIVRYGVPARISAAEVARSQAAAARDAERDEARTSADRAQAARRN from the coding sequence ATGCCCAGCAGCGAGCCCGTCCTGTCGGTCGTGATCCCCTGCTACAACGAGCGCGGGACCATCCACTCCTGCCTCGAGCGCGTGCTGCGCTCACCCGTCGACTCGATCGAGGTCGTGGTCGTCGACGACGGCAGCAGCGACGGCACCCGCGACCTGCTCACCCGCGGTCCCGCGCTCGATCCGCGCGTCCGCGTGGTCCTGCACGCGCAGAACGGCGGCAAGGGCGCGGCGCTGCGCACCGGCTTCCAGGAAGCGCGCGGCCGCTTCGTGCTGATCCAGGACGCCGACCTCGAGTACGACCCGAACGAGTACCCGAAGCTGCTCCAGCCGCTGCTCGAGGATCGCGCCGACGTCGTCTTCGGCTCGCGCTTCGCGGGCGGCGGCCCGCACCGAGTCCTCTACTACTGGCACTCGGTCGCGAACCACATGCTCACGACGCTGAGCAACATGCTCACCGACCTGAACCTCACGGACATGGAGACTTGCTACAAGGTCTTCCGCCGCGAGGTCCTCCAGCAGCTCACGCTCGAGGAGAACCGCTTCGGCATCGAGCCCGAGCTCACCGCGAAGGTCGCGGGCCTCGGCGTGCGCGTCTACGAAGTGCCGATCAGCTATCACGGCCGCACCTACGCCGAGGGCAAGAAGATCGGGCTCAAGGACGCGTTCCGCGCGGTGTACTGCATCGTCCGCTACGGCGTGCCCGCGCGGATCAGCGCCGCCGAGGTCGCGCGCTCGCAGGCCGCGGCCGCGCGCGATGCCGAGCGCGACGAGGCTCGCACCAGCGCCGATCGCGCGCAGGCAGCCCGTCGCAATTGA
- a CDS encoding uracil-DNA glycosylase has translation MSAYDEELAGIAAMVREHLAWEEGMGGAVVPWADASESEIAVAPPQGAVSAEVAGQPAALVAEPAAVTREPAAVTREPAAVTREPAAVTREPAAVTREPAAVTREPAAAAVAALAGASVLSPEQKRRALEVLAAEAGTCRACRLCEGRTTSVFSRGTPLTEIAFVGEGPGYHEDQQGSPFVGPAGQLLDRMIGAMGFDRDAVYVCNVVKCRPPENRTPLPDEAAACEPFLTKQLEIVAPKVIVALGRCAAENLGCAEPGRSWRGMWGTWRGVPVMPTYHPAFLLRSPEMKRPVWEDLQKVLQRLGRPVPPQGSRKG, from the coding sequence GTGAGCGCGTACGACGAGGAGCTGGCCGGGATCGCAGCGATGGTGCGCGAGCACCTCGCGTGGGAAGAGGGCATGGGCGGCGCGGTCGTGCCGTGGGCCGACGCGAGCGAGAGCGAGATCGCGGTCGCACCGCCGCAGGGCGCGGTGTCGGCCGAAGTTGCCGGACAGCCTGCGGCGCTCGTCGCAGAGCCGGCGGCGGTCACACGGGAGCCGGCGGCGGTCACACGGGAGCCGGCGGCGGTCACACGGGAGCCGGCGGCGGTCACACGGGAGCCGGCGGCGGTCACACGGGAGCCGGCGGCGGTCACACGGGAGCCGGCGGCGGCCGCCGTCGCCGCGCTCGCGGGCGCGTCCGTGCTCTCCCCGGAGCAGAAGCGCCGCGCGCTCGAGGTGCTCGCCGCCGAGGCCGGCACCTGTCGCGCGTGTCGCTTGTGCGAGGGCCGCACGACGTCGGTGTTCTCGCGCGGCACGCCGCTCACCGAGATCGCCTTCGTCGGGGAGGGCCCGGGGTACCACGAGGACCAGCAGGGCTCCCCGTTCGTCGGCCCCGCCGGGCAGCTGCTCGATCGCATGATCGGCGCGATGGGCTTCGATCGCGACGCGGTCTACGTCTGCAACGTCGTGAAGTGCCGCCCGCCCGAGAACCGCACGCCGCTGCCCGACGAGGCCGCGGCGTGCGAGCCGTTCCTCACGAAGCAGCTCGAGATCGTCGCGCCCAAGGTGATCGTCGCGCTCGGTCGCTGCGCCGCGGAGAACCTGGGGTGCGCCGAGCCCGGGCGCTCGTGGCGCGGCATGTGGGGCACCTGGCGCGGCGTCCCCGTGATGCCGACCTATCACCCCGCGTTCCTGCTGCGCTCGCCCGAGATGAAGCGGCCGGTGTGGGAGGACCTGCAGAAGGTCCTGCAGCGCCTCGGGCGCCCGGTGCCGCCGCAGGGCTCGCGAAAGGGCTGA
- a CDS encoding cupin domain-containing protein, giving the protein MSARRVALGLLALGLIGVAGCGGFAPRDAREEESARESGGGEYVTSVQSEAASTAEAAPATDSTGSGGGAYLSRDTLVAVPRPEPSPWDAHEWAIAPATPQRVMLATLELPPGQAFRPPATTCQDVILFVRAGQLEATGTGIATSDAPATLYAGDAVRFGPEGDGLAVNAGTTRVRTVMAIARRAGTGPARAPGPRGDACVVAASHSDPLVRPLRIGSIATTPPLRAPGGRMEIRILLDADGAGAEHGALSWLEGPPDVSVPEHRHAEAAEILLFEDGEGTMRVGDREITVGPGVAIYVPEGTLHSFRSGGTRPLRAIQIYAPAGPEQRFRGM; this is encoded by the coding sequence GTGAGCGCCCGTCGCGTCGCGCTCGGGCTGCTCGCGCTCGGGCTGATCGGCGTCGCGGGCTGCGGAGGTTTCGCCCCGCGCGATGCGCGCGAAGAAGAGAGCGCGCGCGAGTCGGGGGGCGGCGAGTACGTCACGTCGGTCCAGAGCGAGGCGGCGAGCACGGCCGAAGCGGCGCCCGCGACGGACTCGACGGGCAGCGGCGGCGGCGCCTATCTCAGCCGCGACACGCTCGTCGCCGTGCCGCGCCCCGAGCCGTCGCCGTGGGACGCGCACGAGTGGGCGATCGCGCCGGCGACACCGCAGCGCGTGATGCTCGCGACGCTCGAGCTCCCTCCGGGACAGGCGTTCCGCCCGCCCGCGACGACGTGCCAGGACGTGATCCTCTTCGTGCGCGCGGGACAGCTCGAGGCGACGGGCACCGGCATCGCGACGAGCGACGCGCCGGCGACGCTCTACGCGGGCGACGCCGTGCGCTTCGGTCCCGAGGGCGATGGGCTCGCGGTCAACGCGGGCACCACGCGCGTGCGCACGGTGATGGCGATCGCGCGACGCGCGGGCACCGGGCCGGCACGCGCGCCCGGGCCGAGAGGTGACGCGTGCGTGGTCGCCGCGTCGCACTCCGATCCGCTGGTGCGCCCGCTGCGCATCGGATCGATCGCGACGACACCTCCGCTGCGCGCCCCTGGAGGCCGGATGGAGATCCGCATCCTGCTCGACGCCGACGGCGCAGGCGCCGAGCACGGTGCGCTCTCGTGGCTCGAAGGTCCGCCCGACGTGAGCGTGCCCGAGCACCGGCACGCGGAGGCCGCCGAGATCCTCTTGTTCGAAGACGGCGAGGGCACGATGAGGGTCGGCGATCGCGAGATCACGGTCGGCCCGGGCGTCGCGATCTACGTGCCCGAGGGCACGCTGCACTCGTTCCGCAGCGGCGGCACGCGCCCACTGCGCGCGATCCAGATCTACGCACCCGCAGGGCCCGAGCAGCGGTTCCGCGGGATGTGA
- the arsS gene encoding arsenosugar biosynthesis radical SAM (seleno)protein ArsS (Some members of this family are selenoproteins.) yields MSSPKSLPTLRARGAPLASPDAQRALLRSLPIAREFEDALGGPLRATRIDVMQINVGKLCNQTCRHCHVDAGPDRREVMSRETMQLCLDALARTDIPTVDITGGAPELTPHFRWLVEQVRALGRHVIDRCNLTILETPTHRDLPEFFAENRVEVVCSLPHYARLSTDRQRGDGVHERSIRALRRLNEVGYGDGRSGLRLVLVTNPVGAFLPGAQASLETEWKREMKQRHGVSFDALYTITNMPISRYLEWLESSGNLQRYLDALVAAFNPAAARGVMCRSTISIGWDGTLYDCDFNQMLEMPVHASAPRHVRDFDRGLLEARTIELDRHCFGCTAGAGSSCGGATT; encoded by the coding sequence GTGAGCTCGCCCAAGTCGCTGCCGACGCTGCGTGCCCGTGGCGCGCCGCTCGCGAGCCCCGACGCGCAGCGTGCGCTGCTGCGATCGCTGCCGATCGCGCGCGAATTCGAGGACGCGCTCGGAGGCCCGTTGCGCGCGACGCGCATCGACGTGATGCAGATCAACGTCGGCAAGCTCTGCAACCAGACCTGCCGTCACTGCCACGTCGATGCAGGCCCCGATCGCCGCGAGGTGATGAGCCGCGAGACGATGCAGCTCTGCCTCGACGCGCTGGCGCGCACCGACATCCCCACGGTCGACATCACCGGCGGCGCGCCCGAGCTCACGCCGCACTTCCGGTGGCTCGTCGAGCAGGTGCGCGCGCTCGGCCGGCACGTGATCGATCGCTGCAACCTCACGATCCTCGAGACCCCGACGCACCGCGATCTGCCGGAATTCTTCGCGGAGAACCGGGTCGAGGTGGTGTGCTCGCTGCCGCACTACGCGCGCCTCTCGACCGATCGGCAGCGCGGCGACGGAGTGCACGAGAGATCGATCCGCGCGCTGCGCCGTCTCAACGAGGTCGGGTACGGAGACGGGCGATCCGGCCTGCGCCTCGTGCTCGTGACGAACCCGGTCGGAGCGTTCCTGCCGGGCGCGCAGGCATCGCTCGAGACGGAGTGGAAGCGCGAGATGAAGCAGCGCCACGGCGTGTCCTTCGACGCGCTCTACACGATCACGAACATGCCGATCAGCCGCTACCTCGAGTGGCTCGAGAGCTCGGGCAACCTGCAGCGCTATCTCGATGCGCTGGTCGCCGCGTTCAATCCCGCGGCCGCGCGAGGCGTGATGTGCCGCAGCACGATCTCGATCGGCTGGGACGGCACGCTCTACGACTGCGACTTCAACCAGATGCTCGAGATGCCGGTGCACGCATCGGCGCCGCGTCACGTGCGCGACTTCGATCGCGGCTTGCTCGAGGCGCGCACGATCGAGCTCGATCGACACTGCTTCGGGTGCACTGCGGGCGCGGGCTCGAGCTGCGGCGGAGCGACGACGTGA
- a CDS encoding arsenosugar biosynthesis-associated peroxidase-like protein: MHRPHYYDEHDLGRFGEVGENAPELSKKFFEWYGAVFADGALSAREKSLIALAVAHAVQCPYCIDAYSKDALEKGSDLDQMTEAVHVAAAIRGGASLVHGVQMRNKANGISM; this comes from the coding sequence ATGCACCGCCCGCACTACTACGACGAGCACGACCTGGGACGTTTCGGTGAGGTGGGCGAGAACGCCCCCGAGCTCTCCAAGAAATTCTTCGAGTGGTACGGCGCGGTGTTCGCGGACGGCGCGCTCAGCGCACGCGAGAAGTCGCTGATCGCGCTCGCGGTCGCGCACGCGGTGCAGTGCCCGTACTGCATCGACGCGTACAGCAAGGACGCGCTCGAGAAGGGCTCGGACCTCGATCAGATGACCGAGGCGGTGCACGTCGCGGCGGCGATCCGTGGTGGCGCGTCGCTCGTCCACGGCGTGCAGATGCGGAACAAGGCGAACGGGATCTCGATGTGA
- a CDS encoding transposase has protein sequence MGKRTYRTVEIQHVDASKLASALGASCIVAIDLAKTKMFAGFASAAGRCVEIVRFEHPKQTRLFLELLCRLRELGVALEVAMEPTGVYGDALRYQLTLREIPVFRVDAKKVHDAAELLDGVPSLHDAKACTLLAHLHAQGISKRWKERSAVQRAMRSLIDERDLYARPFETAYGRLEALVARHWPELSQHLDMDAAWHLHLLCEMPGPAEVRARRGDAVELLRRVSRAALSFERIEQIVGCAVGSLGESMHDQERSFLRSLARHMLSLREHIRDVDKRIEAELANHRELHSMRAAFGAVTTAALVADLGNPADYESSASFEKAMGLNLRVQSSGNNAGQHTIHITKRGPGRARRYLFLAALRFVQSDPVAREWYRARKGYRAEIKLKAVVALMRKLARAMVHVARGAPFDATKLFDTRSMTAVTASPSRDAGQSSLVGS, from the coding sequence GTGGGCAAGCGTACCTATCGAACCGTCGAGATCCAACACGTCGACGCGAGCAAGCTCGCCAGTGCGCTCGGAGCGAGCTGCATCGTCGCGATCGACCTCGCGAAGACGAAGATGTTCGCTGGCTTCGCGAGCGCAGCGGGTCGCTGCGTCGAGATCGTGCGCTTCGAGCATCCGAAGCAGACGCGACTGTTCCTCGAGCTGCTCTGCCGTCTCCGCGAGCTCGGCGTCGCGCTCGAGGTCGCGATGGAGCCGACGGGCGTCTACGGCGACGCGCTCCGCTACCAGCTCACGCTGCGCGAGATTCCCGTGTTCCGCGTGGACGCCAAGAAGGTCCACGATGCAGCCGAGCTGCTCGACGGAGTGCCGAGCCTGCACGACGCCAAGGCGTGCACGCTGCTCGCGCATCTCCACGCGCAAGGCATCTCGAAGCGCTGGAAAGAGCGGAGCGCAGTCCAGAGGGCGATGCGCAGTCTGATCGACGAGCGCGACCTCTACGCTCGACCTTTCGAGACCGCGTACGGACGGCTCGAAGCGCTCGTCGCGCGTCACTGGCCCGAGCTCTCCCAGCACCTCGACATGGACGCCGCGTGGCACCTGCACTTGCTCTGCGAGATGCCCGGGCCTGCCGAGGTCCGCGCCAGACGCGGCGATGCGGTCGAGCTGCTCCGACGCGTCTCGCGCGCGGCGCTCTCCTTCGAGCGCATCGAGCAGATCGTCGGCTGCGCCGTCGGCTCGCTCGGCGAGTCGATGCACGATCAGGAGCGCTCGTTCCTTCGCTCGCTCGCACGTCACATGCTCTCGTTGCGCGAGCACATCCGCGATGTCGACAAGCGCATCGAAGCCGAGCTCGCCAATCATCGCGAGCTCCACTCGATGCGCGCCGCGTTCGGTGCCGTCACGACCGCTGCGCTCGTCGCCGACCTCGGCAATCCCGCCGACTACGAATCGTCCGCGTCCTTCGAGAAGGCGATGGGCCTCAACCTCAGGGTCCAGAGCAGCGGCAACAACGCCGGGCAGCACACGATCCACATCACGAAACGCGGCCCCGGACGGGCGCGTAGGTATCTCTTCCTCGCGGCGCTGCGCTTCGTGCAGAGCGACCCCGTCGCGCGTGAGTGGTACCGAGCGCGAAAGGGCTACCGCGCCGAGATCAAGCTCAAGGCAGTCGTCGCGCTGATGCGGAAGCTCGCGCGCGCGATGGTGCACGTCGCGCGAGGAGCGCCCTTCGATGCGACCAAGCTCTTCGACACACGATCGATGACCGCCGTGACCGCGTCGCCTTCACGCGACGCGGGCCAATCTTCGCTCGTCGGCTCCTGA
- a CDS encoding serine/threonine-protein kinase translates to MVPSGLDSTLQDPDPSPPAARRRGGSGLHAMRAPRNRCATCGHDFPPSYVVCPRDATPLGVAGQGGDPLVGVVLAGTYRLARTIGRGGMGRLYEAEHTRLDRRFAVKVLHESHADKPEAVRRFEREASALARIRSDFVLDVVDVLRTPDGRTAIVTGLLEGEDLQRRLDRSQRVPASEAIAIARQVCRGLAAAHAASVVHRDLKPSNLFLEAAPDGRLAVKILDFGVAKLTGEDEMTRTGVVLGTPAYMAPEQARGSSAADPRSDVYAVGAVLYRMLTGRMPYEGADPGATLARLLIEPPPRPRSIAADVPVALEVVIQRAMARDPAERPASALELETALAALATVEDAPLASAFGMRAEREDPSTLALPQGTIERAEHIERDAKRARPLAALLAIVACLASGAATAAILGAIASWPEGSIDAGEARVALSRALAIVGGLAAAIACAVGVARWLQPRWSSAPAVQHASARLSASVQLGLSLAGGAALLGLARASIAGLRFEVAPAMVIVVLALAAVTSLMVLRRRA, encoded by the coding sequence GTGGTGCCCTCCGGCCTCGACAGCACGCTCCAGGATCCCGACCCGTCGCCTCCGGCTGCGCGTCGTCGGGGCGGGAGCGGGCTGCACGCGATGCGCGCGCCGCGGAACCGATGCGCGACGTGCGGGCACGACTTCCCGCCCTCGTACGTCGTGTGCCCGCGGGACGCGACGCCGCTCGGCGTCGCGGGGCAGGGCGGCGATCCGCTGGTCGGCGTGGTGCTCGCGGGCACGTACCGGCTCGCGCGCACGATCGGACGCGGCGGGATGGGTCGGCTCTACGAGGCCGAGCACACGCGCCTCGATCGCCGCTTCGCGGTGAAGGTCCTGCACGAGTCGCACGCCGACAAGCCCGAGGCGGTGCGTCGCTTCGAGCGCGAGGCGAGCGCGCTGGCGCGGATCCGATCGGACTTCGTGCTCGACGTGGTCGACGTGCTGCGCACGCCCGACGGGCGCACCGCGATCGTGACCGGTCTGCTCGAGGGCGAGGATCTCCAGCGACGCCTCGATCGCTCGCAGCGCGTGCCCGCTTCCGAGGCGATCGCGATCGCGCGTCAGGTCTGTCGAGGCCTCGCCGCCGCGCACGCGGCGAGCGTGGTGCACCGCGATCTGAAGCCCTCGAACCTCTTCCTCGAGGCCGCGCCCGACGGGCGTCTCGCGGTGAAGATCCTCGACTTCGGCGTCGCGAAGCTGACCGGCGAGGACGAGATGACCCGCACCGGCGTGGTGCTCGGGACGCCGGCGTACATGGCGCCCGAGCAGGCGCGCGGCAGCTCGGCCGCCGATCCTCGCAGCGACGTGTACGCCGTGGGCGCGGTGCTCTACCGCATGCTCACCGGGCGCATGCCGTACGAAGGCGCCGACCCCGGCGCGACGCTCGCGCGCCTGCTGATCGAGCCTCCGCCGCGACCGCGATCGATCGCGGCCGACGTGCCGGTCGCGCTCGAGGTCGTGATCCAGCGCGCGATGGCCCGCGATCCCGCGGAGCGTCCCGCGAGCGCGCTCGAGCTCGAGACCGCGCTCGCCGCGCTCGCGACCGTCGAGGACGCACCGCTCGCGTCGGCCTTCGGGATGCGCGCCGAGCGCGAGGATCCGAGCACGCTCGCGCTGCCCCAGGGCACGATCGAGCGCGCCGAGCACATCGAGCGCGACGCGAAGCGCGCACGGCCTCTCGCCGCGCTGCTCGCGATCGTGGCGTGCCTCGCGAGCGGCGCCGCGACGGCGGCGATCCTCGGCGCGATCGCGTCGTGGCCCGAGGGCTCGATCGATGCCGGCGAAGCGCGGGTCGCGCTCTCTCGCGCCCTCGCGATCGTCGGTGGGCTCGCGGCCGCGATCGCGTGTGCGGTGGGCGTCGCGCGCTGGCTGCAGCCCCGCTGGTCGAGCGCACCGGCGGTGCAGCACGCGAGCGCACGTCTGTCCGCGAGCGTGCAGCTCGGGCTCTCGCTCGCGGGCGGCGCCGCGCTGCTCGGCCTCGCGCGCGCGTCGATCGCCGGACTGCGCTTCGAGGTCGCGCCCGCGATGGTGATCGTGGTGCTCGCGCTCGCGGCCGTCACCTCGCTCATGGTGCTGCGCCGCAGGGCGTGA
- a CDS encoding cation:proton antiporter, whose translation MEHIPHLDQLALVAGLGVLVSVLLAKLRLPAVAGLLFAGALAGPRGLALVVSTDAIAALAEIGVMFLLFSIGLELSLERLRAILRDAAVGGVLQVTLTIAVTFMIARALGHGIAASVLYGFVFALSSTAIVLRTLTERRELDAPHGRFLVGALILQDLCVVPMVLVVPVLARGGEAIDAGAEMAWALVKAGVLVAAVLLVSRWLVPRALAWVDSSGSREVFLLAVLGLCLGTAWLTSLVGLSLALGAFLAGMMLAETDFGDRALGDVLPLRDAFVSIFFVSLGMLFDVQVVLDHPLEIALLLLAFVLGKGLIATFAALVMRFPARAAWLAGVGLANFGEFGFVLANLGLERRVIAPHDTQLLLGAGILSMFLTPLLSTLAPRIPAERALAPFAHLLRARPLRELEVCPARSGHVVVAGSGMGGRLVADALARCGIGHVVIDSDAQSARTARDRGEAVVYGEPTSRTVLAHAGLGSASALVLVGTDPSAVARAVTAARAIAPKVPILVRAHYVREGASLEERGASDVVSDEIETGVEIVARVLRRLEVPRNVIEARLREARSELPEECARRSATLPRNVLGASTELSQMKVDSLEVHSGSHAEGRTLVELDLRRRSGVTAFALRRNGGIVDARGLATTALHRGDVLFVVGTSEAVRVASDVLEHGDADPS comes from the coding sequence ATGGAGCACATCCCCCACCTCGATCAGCTCGCGCTCGTCGCCGGCCTCGGCGTGCTGGTCTCGGTGCTGCTCGCGAAGCTGCGCCTTCCCGCGGTCGCAGGGCTCCTCTTCGCGGGCGCGCTCGCCGGGCCGCGCGGCCTCGCGCTGGTCGTGTCCACCGACGCGATCGCCGCGCTCGCCGAGATCGGGGTGATGTTCCTGCTCTTCTCGATCGGCCTCGAGCTCTCGCTCGAGCGGCTCCGCGCGATCCTGCGCGACGCGGCGGTCGGCGGCGTGCTGCAGGTGACGCTCACGATCGCGGTCACGTTCATGATCGCTCGCGCGCTCGGCCACGGCATCGCCGCCTCGGTGCTCTACGGGTTCGTGTTCGCGCTCTCGAGCACCGCGATCGTGCTGCGCACGCTGACCGAGCGCCGCGAGCTCGACGCGCCGCACGGCCGCTTCCTCGTCGGCGCGCTGATCCTCCAGGATCTGTGCGTCGTGCCCATGGTGCTCGTCGTGCCCGTGCTCGCGCGCGGCGGCGAGGCGATCGACGCCGGCGCCGAGATGGCGTGGGCGCTCGTGAAAGCGGGCGTGCTCGTCGCGGCAGTGCTGCTCGTCTCGCGGTGGCTGGTGCCGCGCGCGCTGGCGTGGGTCGACTCGAGCGGAAGCCGCGAGGTCTTCCTGCTCGCGGTGCTGGGCCTGTGCCTCGGCACCGCGTGGCTCACGTCGCTGGTCGGGCTCTCGCTCGCGCTCGGCGCGTTCCTCGCCGGGATGATGCTCGCCGAGACCGACTTCGGCGATCGGGCGCTCGGCGACGTGCTCCCGCTGCGCGACGCGTTCGTCAGCATCTTCTTCGTCTCGCTCGGGATGCTCTTCGACGTGCAGGTGGTGCTCGATCACCCGCTCGAGATCGCGCTGCTCCTGCTCGCGTTCGTGCTCGGAAAGGGCCTGATCGCGACGTTCGCCGCGCTGGTGATGCGGTTCCCCGCGCGCGCCGCGTGGCTCGCGGGCGTGGGCCTCGCGAACTTCGGGGAGTTCGGGTTCGTGCTCGCGAACCTCGGCCTCGAGCGCCGCGTGATCGCGCCCCACGACACGCAGCTGCTGCTCGGCGCCGGCATCCTCAGCATGTTCCTCACGCCGCTGCTCTCCACGCTCGCACCGCGGATCCCCGCAGAGCGCGCGCTCGCGCCCTTCGCGCACCTGCTGCGCGCACGACCGCTCCGCGAGCTCGAGGTGTGCCCCGCACGATCGGGGCACGTCGTCGTCGCGGGCAGCGGCATGGGCGGGCGGCTCGTCGCGGACGCGCTCGCGCGCTGCGGGATCGGGCACGTCGTGATCGACTCCGACGCCCAGAGCGCGCGCACCGCGCGCGATCGCGGCGAGGCCGTGGTCTATGGCGAGCCGACGAGCCGCACGGTGCTCGCCCACGCGGGCCTGGGATCGGCCAGCGCGCTCGTGCTGGTCGGCACCGATCCCTCGGCGGTCGCCCGCGCGGTGACCGCAGCGCGCGCGATCGCACCCAAGGTTCCGATCCTCGTGCGCGCCCACTACGTGCGCGAGGGCGCGAGCCTCGAGGAGCGCGGCGCGAGCGACGTCGTCTCCGACGAGATCGAGACCGGTGTCGAGATCGTCGCGCGCGTGCTCCGCAGGCTCGAGGTGCCGCGCAACGTGATCGAGGCGCGCCTGCGCGAGGCGCGCAGCGAGCTGCCCGAGGAGTGCGCGCGACGCTCCGCGACGCTCCCGCGCAACGTGCTCGGCGCGTCCACGGAGCTCTCGCAGATGAAGGTGGACAGCCTCGAGGTGCACTCGGGGTCGCACGCGGAGGGACGCACCCTCGTCGAGCTCGATCTGCGTCGTCGCTCCGGCGTCACCGCGTTCGCGCTGCGGCGCAACGGTGGGATCGTCGACGCTCGCGGGCTCGCGACCACCGCGTTGCATCGTGGTGACGTGCTCTTCGTCGTGGGCACCAGCGAGGCGGTCCGGGTCGCGAGCGACGTGCTCGAGCACGGCGACGCGGACCCGAGTTGA
- a CDS encoding serine/threonine-protein kinase, with amino-acid sequence MPDEIATGTLVGGRYRIEARIGEGTMGSVHRATREPDGRVVAIKIIPASAATEELTKRLEREGRALAALRHPHVLEVFDLGVDPLGTYLVTELATGVSLDAMLQHARLAPALALTIADQVISALAHAHEVGILHRDVKPGNVIVGEGPGGVPHAKLLDFGLAKFHDRVAFGAETTLTSRGSFVGTPAYVAPEQVFGPSVDARSDVYSAGVLLFELLTGSWPFVAEEVVDVLRAHALQQPPALSAMRDDVVFREELEELVARALAKNPRTRFADARELLAAFRALPRPAFWSLDEIG; translated from the coding sequence ATGCCCGACGAGATCGCGACAGGCACGCTCGTCGGAGGTCGATACCGCATCGAGGCACGCATCGGCGAAGGCACGATGGGCTCGGTGCACCGCGCGACGCGCGAGCCCGACGGACGCGTGGTCGCGATCAAGATCATCCCCGCGAGCGCGGCGACCGAGGAGCTCACGAAGCGCCTCGAGCGCGAGGGACGCGCGCTGGCGGCGCTGCGTCATCCGCACGTGCTCGAGGTCTTCGATCTCGGCGTGGATCCGCTCGGCACGTACCTCGTGACCGAGCTCGCGACCGGGGTGTCGCTCGACGCGATGCTGCAGCACGCGCGGCTCGCGCCCGCGCTCGCGCTGACGATCGCGGATCAGGTGATCTCCGCGCTCGCGCATGCCCACGAGGTGGGGATCCTCCACCGCGACGTGAAGCCGGGGAACGTGATCGTCGGCGAGGGCCCGGGCGGCGTGCCGCACGCGAAGCTGCTCGACTTCGGGCTCGCGAAGTTCCACGACCGCGTCGCGTTCGGCGCGGAGACGACGCTCACGTCGCGAGGCTCGTTCGTGGGCACGCCGGCGTACGTCGCGCCCGAGCAGGTCTTCGGTCCGAGCGTCGATGCACGCAGCGACGTGTACTCGGCGGGCGTGCTGCTCTTCGAGCTGCTCACGGGGAGCTGGCCCTTCGTCGCCGAGGAGGTCGTGGACGTGCTGCGCGCGCACGCGCTGCAGCAGCCGCCGGCGCTCTCGGCGATGCGCGACGACGTCGTGTTCCGAGAGGAGCTCGAGGAGCTCGTGGCGCGCGCGCTCGCGAAGAACCCGCGCACGCGGTTCGCCGACGCGCGCGAGCTGCTCGCGGCGTTCCGCGCGCTGCCCCGACCTGCGTTCTGGTCGCTCGACGAGATCGGTTGA